A DNA window from Pongo abelii isolate AG06213 chromosome 2, NHGRI_mPonAbe1-v2.0_pri, whole genome shotgun sequence contains the following coding sequences:
- the LOC129058571 gene encoding large ribosomal subunit protein eL32-like: protein MKWIGCLFLGTAYGGGSHLLLGIMAALRPLVKPKMVKKRTKKFTRHQSDRYVKIKRNWRKPRGIDNRVHRRFKGQILMTNTGYGSNKKTKHMLPSGFRKFLVHNFKELEVLLMCNKSYCAEITHNVSSKNRKAIVERAAQLAIRVTNPNARLCSKENE from the coding sequence ATGAAGTGGATTGGTTGTCTCTTCCTCGGCACTGCCTACGGAGGTGGCAGCCATCTCCTCCTCGGCATCATGGCTGCCCTCAGACCCCTTGTGAAACCCAAGATGGTCAAAAAGAGAACCAAGAAATTCACCCGGCACCAGTCAGACCGATATGTCAAAATTAAGCGTAACTGGCGGAAACCCAGAGGCATTGACAACAGGGTTCATAGAAGATTCAAGGGCCAGATCTTGATGACCAACACTGGTTATGgaagcaacaaaaaaacaaagcacatgCTGCCCAGTGGCTTCCGGAAGTTCCTGGTCCACAACTTCAAGGAGCTGGAAGTGCTGCTGATGTGCAACAAATCTTACTGTGCCGAGATCACTCACAATGTTTCCTCCAAGAACCGCAAAGCCATCGTGGAAAGAGCTGCCCAACTGGCCATCAGAGTCACCAACCCCAATGCCAGGCTGTGCAGCAAAGAAAATGAGTAG